From Coffea arabica cultivar ET-39 chromosome 2e, Coffea Arabica ET-39 HiFi, whole genome shotgun sequence, the proteins below share one genomic window:
- the LOC113731540 gene encoding protein SOB FIVE-LIKE 5 isoform X2, producing the protein MDYFVASTPKSECSSGCESGWTLYLGNSFISSHSNRENGNFVDGKRGFSEEKRSEEEEEDLSMVSDASSGPPHCPEEEDCMSNINDNNAARCFFHAGDATTLCKSRSRKKQKTLENHCRMKKAVREKSSLLDDTASSPVFEMDLPDKDFNLPNNHGSAEMVLDFSQGYSTTHFEEESSAYHLQDQYGFFHSSLSGNYLPENQWYGSRGWQR; encoded by the exons ATGGACTACTTTGTGGCTAGCACTCCTAAATCAGAGTGCAGCAGCGGATGTGAGTCTGGCTGGACTCTGTACTTGGGCAACTCCTTTATTTCTTCGCATAGTAATagagaaaatggtaattttgttgATGGAAAGCGTGGTTTTAGTGAAGAAAAGAGAAGtgaggaagaggaggaggattTGTCAATGGTTTCTGATGCATCTTCTGGACCTCCACATTGCCCTGAAGAAGAAGACTGCATGTCCAATATTAATGACAACAATGCTGCTCGCTGCTTTTTCCATGCTGGTGATGCCACCACATTATGCAAAAGCAGAAGCCGCAAAAAGCAGAAAACTTTAGAAAATCACTGCCGGATGAAGAAGGCAGTCCGTGAAAAATCATCTTTACTAGATGATACTGCCAGTTCTCCTGTCTTCGAAATGGACCTCCCCGAT AAAGATTTCAACCTCCCCAACAATCATGGTTCAGCTGAGATGGTTTTAGATTTTTCTCAGGGCTATTCTACAACCCATTTCGAG GAGGAAAGCTCTGCATACCACTTGCAGGATCAATACGGTTTTTTCCATTCTTCTTTATCTGGAAACTATCTGCCTGAAAACCA GTGGTATGGAAGCAGGGGGTGGCAGCGGTGA
- the LOC113731540 gene encoding protein SOB FIVE-LIKE 5 isoform X1, which yields MDYFVASTPKSECSSGCESGWTLYLGNSFISSHSNRENGNFVDGKRGFSEEKRSEEEEEDLSMVSDASSGPPHCPEEEDCMSNINDNNAARCFFHAGDATTLCKSRSRKKQKTLENHCRMKKAVREKSSLLDDTASSPVFEMDLPDVSSDHYKVASRKDFNLPNNHGSAEMVLDFSQGYSTTHFEEESSAYHLQDQYGFFHSSLSGNYLPENQWYGSRGWQR from the exons ATGGACTACTTTGTGGCTAGCACTCCTAAATCAGAGTGCAGCAGCGGATGTGAGTCTGGCTGGACTCTGTACTTGGGCAACTCCTTTATTTCTTCGCATAGTAATagagaaaatggtaattttgttgATGGAAAGCGTGGTTTTAGTGAAGAAAAGAGAAGtgaggaagaggaggaggattTGTCAATGGTTTCTGATGCATCTTCTGGACCTCCACATTGCCCTGAAGAAGAAGACTGCATGTCCAATATTAATGACAACAATGCTGCTCGCTGCTTTTTCCATGCTGGTGATGCCACCACATTATGCAAAAGCAGAAGCCGCAAAAAGCAGAAAACTTTAGAAAATCACTGCCGGATGAAGAAGGCAGTCCGTGAAAAATCATCTTTACTAGATGATACTGCCAGTTCTCCTGTCTTCGAAATGGACCTCCCCGATGTCAGTTCTGATCATTATAAAGTTGCATCGAGA AAAGATTTCAACCTCCCCAACAATCATGGTTCAGCTGAGATGGTTTTAGATTTTTCTCAGGGCTATTCTACAACCCATTTCGAG GAGGAAAGCTCTGCATACCACTTGCAGGATCAATACGGTTTTTTCCATTCTTCTTTATCTGGAAACTATCTGCCTGAAAACCA GTGGTATGGAAGCAGGGGGTGGCAGCGGTGA
- the LOC140036787 gene encoding magnesium transporter MRS2-3-like, whose protein sequence is MADHVDDVDFLTPKKSKKAGLLGTRRTWVLLDSEGNPPEVLEAGKHAIMRRTGLQTRDLRILDPLLGYPATLLSRERAIVVSLEHIKAIITAHEVILLNSKDPSVAPFVEELRLKIFRHHQAVLTPLVHGDNVDFYNLEEPQSRAFIASSCSRSPLNMNEGLGGSKRHIAESKDGPKLLPLEFVALEACLESACSCLENEVGALEKEVRPALNKLTSNISSLNLEQVQQIKGRLIPLTKRVQKVRDELESLLNDDQDMAGMYLTDKHIEWQLENSSNSSIDEEFATTDEEAKQPNMYDTFPLKSLLNWGPNSCDAGIQQLHNQQEHLFCDSNLVDAESSLCHTNSRRSSRSKQLHVGDLEMLLEAYFIQIDGTLNKLSTLREHMDDTEDYVNIVQDDKRNQLLQMVVMIMTATLVLGVFIAVEGIFGINIHIDAWGDKEYGTQNFLRMIGGGIAGTLLLYGVAIACYRHKRLL, encoded by the exons ATGGCTGATCATGTTGATGACGTCGATTTTTTAACCCCAAAGAAGTCCAAGAAGGCGGGGTTGCTGGGAACTCGGCGTACCTGGGTCTTGCTGGATTCAGAAGGGAATCCCCCCGAAGTATTGGAAGCAGGAAAGCATGCAATCATGAGGCGCACTGGTCTGCAGACCCGGGATCTTCGTATTCTGGACCCGCTCCTCGGCTACCCGGCCACCTTGCTCAGCCGGGAGCGGGCTATTGTGGTGAGCCTCGAGCATATCAAGGCCATTATCACTGCCCATGAGGTCATCTTGCTCAATTCTAAAGACCCTTCTGTTGCTCCCTTCGTTGAGGAGCTGCGCCTGAAAATCTTCCGCCACCACCAAGCTGTCCTCACCCCGTTGGTACAT GGGGACAATGTGGACTTCTACAATTTGGAAGAGCCTCAATCAAGAGCCTTTATTGCTTCAAGTTGTTCCAGAAGCCCCCTAAACATGAATGAAGGTCTAGGAGGTAGCAAACGACATATTGCAGAGAGCAAGGACGGACCAAAGCTACTTCCACTTGAGTTTGTTGCCTTGGAGGCATGCCTTGAGTCTGCTTGCAGTTGCTTGGAGAATGAA GTTGGGGCATTGGAGAAAGAAGTTCGTCCTGCTCTTAATAAACTGACCTCCAATATTAGTAGCCTCAACTTAGAGCAAGTGCAGCAAATCAAAGGCCGACTGATTCCATTAACCAAACGTGTGCAAAAG GTTCGCGATGAGTTAGAAAGTCTGTTGAATGATGATCAAGATATGGCTGGGATGTATCTGACTGACAAACATATAGAATGGCAACTTGAAAATTCTTCAAATTCCTCTATCGATGAGGAATTTGCCACAACTGATGAAGAAGCTAAACAGCCAAACATGTATGAtac TTTCCCTCTGAAATCTCTACTCAATTGGGGGCCCAACAGTTGTGATGCAGGTATTCAACAATTACACAACCAGCAGGAACATTTATTTTGTGATTCTAATTTGGTTGACGCTGAAAGTAGTCTATGCCATACCAATTCAAGGCGCAGTTCCAGAAGCAAACAACTTCATGTGGGAGATCTCGAAATGCTTTTGGAAGCATATTTCATTCAGATTGATGGTACATTGAACAAGTTATCCACA CTGAGGGAGCACATGGATGACACAGAAGATTATGTGAACATCGTGCAGGATGATAAACGTAACCAACTGCTGCAAATGGTGGTTATGATAATGACAGCAACCCTTGTGTTGGGAGTTTTCATAGCTGTGGAAGGAATATTTGGGATAAACATTCACATAGATGCATGGGGTGACAAAGAATATGGGACGCAAAATTTTCTCCGGATGATTGGTGGCGGTATTGCTGGTACGCTTCTCTTGTATGGGGTTGCTATTGCCTGTTATAGGCACAAAAGATTGCTGTAG
- the LOC140036788 gene encoding magnesium transporter MRS2-3-like yields MAGISGGGGGGDHLRKKATGVRTWLQLDSTGESNIVEAGKHGVMRRTGLSGLDLRILDPFLSYPSTLIGRERAIIVHLEHIKAIVTAHEVLLLNSREPSVVPFVEELRHRIMQHHQATEALSREEESLLTRGQNGENTGPPLLLPFEFVVLEACLDAACGYLDEEATALEEEAYPALDEVTSKINTLNLERVHRIKNRLAQLFQRVQKVRDELERLLNNDEYMAKMYLTNKHAVERQLRNSSLSSIKHEIVQRVLDERVSGETLVQDRGNSSRFSVDFHPAEQHHQQRAIRTASSLSRGSQFAIHTSSRRYMIGKSKHLGVKDVEIIVEAYFVRVDATLSGLSTLREYVDDTEDYINIMLDDTRNRMMQKAVLFMTAGVVLMAFTTVTGVFSMNIHDFSLFQKTDPPNYYFILFCGGGTACSIVLYLIAISWYKHLGLM; encoded by the exons ATGGCTGGCATcagtggaggaggaggaggaggcgaTCATCTCCGAAAGAAGGCCACGGGGGTCCGAACATGGCTACAACTGGACTCAACCGGCGAATCAAATATAGTGGAAGCAGGGAAGCACGGTGTTATGCGGAGGACTGGCCTGTCTGGCCTTGATCTTCGGATATTGGATCCTTTCCTCTCGTATCCGTCCACTTTGATAGGGCGGGAACGGGCCATCATCGTCCATTTGGAGCACATCAAAGCCATAGTTACGGCACATGAAGTCCTCCTGCTCAACTCCAGAGAGCCCTCCGTCGTGCCCTTCGTGGAAGAGCTCCGACACAGAATCATGCAGCACCACCAGGCTACCGAAGCACTGTCACGGGAAGAAGAGTCGCTATTGACGAGGGGACAAAATGGAGAAAATACTGGACCACCCCTGCTTCTTCCTTTTGAGTTTGTAGTATTAGAAGCCTGCCTGGACGCTGCTTGCGGTTATTTGGACGAAGAG GCAACGGCTTTGGAGGAGGAAGCTTATCCAGCATTGGATGAAGTGACTTCAAAAATTAACACCCTCAATTTGGAGCGGGTGCACAGGATCAAAAACCGGTTAGCCCAATTATTCCAACGTGTTCAAAAG GTGCGAGATGAGTTAGAGCGATTGCTGAATAACGACGAATATATGGCTAAGATGTATCTGACAAACAAGCATGCAGTTGAGAGGCAGCTTAGGAATTCTTCCCTATCCtccataaaacatgaaattgtGCAGAGAGTCCTGGATGAAAG GGTTTCTGGTGAAACCTTAGTGCAAGACAGAGGGAATTCCAGCCGTTTCAGCGTTGATTTTCACCCTGCCGAACAGCACCACCAGCAACGGGCAATCCGCACAGCCAGTTCTCTCAGCAGAGGAAGCCAATTTGCAATCCATACTAGCAGTAGAAGATACATGATAGGCAAAAGCAAGCATCTCGGTGTGAAGGATGTGGAAATAATCGTGGAAGCCTACTTTGTTCGGGTGGATGCAACATTATCTGGCCTATCAACT CTAAGGGAGTACGTAGATGACACGGAAGACTACATCAATATCATGCTGGATGACACACGGAACAGAATGATGCAAAAGGCGGTGTTGTTCATGACAGCAGGCGTTGTGCTCATGGCTTTTACCACTGTGACAGGAGTTTTTAGTATGAATATCCACGACTTTAGTCTCTTCCAAAAGACTGATCCTCCCAATTACTATTTCATCTTATTCTGCGGCGGCGGAACAGCTTGCAGCATCGTCCTAtatttgattgcaatttcctggTATAAGCACTTGGGATTAATGTGA